One Nocardioidaceae bacterium SCSIO 66511 genomic window carries:
- the cydD gene encoding thiol reductant ABC exporter subunit CydD, translating to MKPLDPELVRRSAPVRRHLVAAVVLGTLTAGVIVAQAWFLSSAVARGFDGDGWSGGVAAVVVAVVVCFGGRALIGWAHRVAAVRAASAVKSGLRREIVDALLAGGSRGAYESGRVIALLGHGLDALDAYFAKYLPQLVLALTVPATVCAAMLWADVLSAVTVLATLPLIVVFMVLVGWLTREKTERRWDALKRLTHHFADVLDGLTVLKVFGRAAGQSDGLRTTGERHRRETMRALRLAFLSSFVLELCATISVALVAVGVGLRVLDGGLPLQTALFVLLLAPEAFLPVRQVGAHFHDSAEGAAAARDAFVLLDGARDGAPDSARDFVSLRERYEPIGAITHSYKTGPRIELHHVRVRYPDRDADALPATELSVAPGEFVALIGPSGCGKSTLLSVLLGFVTPSDGDIIADGVRTSDPAKLRSRIAWVPQHPALIAGTVADNVRLATPATDADVRAALDDAAAATLQLDRQVAERGADLSAGERRRVAVARALLRVRNADADLLLLDEPTAGLDIAAEREVITALRNANITTLVVAHRAALIEAADRTVTPGRKAVPA from the coding sequence ATGAAGCCACTCGACCCGGAGCTCGTGCGACGGTCGGCGCCGGTCCGCCGGCACCTCGTCGCCGCGGTCGTGCTCGGTACGCTCACGGCCGGTGTGATCGTCGCGCAGGCGTGGTTCCTGTCCAGTGCGGTCGCTCGCGGGTTCGACGGCGACGGTTGGTCGGGCGGGGTCGCCGCCGTCGTGGTCGCAGTCGTGGTTTGCTTCGGCGGTCGGGCGCTCATCGGCTGGGCGCATCGGGTCGCGGCGGTACGCGCGGCGTCGGCGGTCAAGTCGGGGCTTCGGCGCGAGATCGTCGATGCACTGCTCGCGGGCGGGTCGCGCGGAGCGTACGAGTCGGGGCGGGTGATCGCCTTGCTCGGACACGGACTCGACGCGCTCGACGCGTACTTCGCGAAGTACTTGCCGCAGCTCGTGCTCGCGCTGACGGTGCCGGCGACCGTATGCGCGGCGATGCTGTGGGCGGATGTGCTGTCGGCCGTCACCGTGCTGGCGACCCTGCCGCTGATCGTGGTGTTCATGGTGCTCGTCGGTTGGCTCACGCGGGAGAAGACCGAACGGCGATGGGACGCGCTGAAGCGGCTCACCCACCACTTCGCCGACGTGCTCGACGGGTTGACGGTGTTGAAGGTGTTCGGCCGTGCCGCCGGCCAGTCCGACGGGCTCCGTACGACCGGCGAACGGCACCGGCGCGAGACGATGCGCGCGCTCCGGCTGGCCTTCCTGTCGTCGTTCGTACTCGAGCTGTGCGCGACCATCTCGGTGGCTCTGGTCGCCGTCGGGGTCGGACTACGCGTACTCGACGGCGGGCTGCCGCTGCAGACGGCGCTCTTCGTACTGCTGCTGGCGCCGGAGGCGTTCCTGCCCGTACGCCAGGTGGGTGCGCACTTCCACGACAGCGCCGAGGGTGCTGCGGCCGCGCGGGATGCGTTCGTACTGCTCGACGGCGCTCGTGATGGGGCTCCCGATTCTGCCCGCGACTTTGTATCCCTGCGTGAGAGATACGAACCTATTGGAGCTATCACGCATAGCTACAAAACGGGACCCCGAATCGAGCTCCACCACGTACGCGTGCGCTACCCCGACCGCGACGCCGACGCCCTCCCGGCGACCGAGCTGTCGGTCGCGCCGGGGGAGTTCGTTGCGCTCATCGGGCCGTCGGGCTGTGGCAAGTCCACTCTGCTGTCGGTACTGCTGGGCTTCGTCACACCGAGCGACGGCGACATCATCGCGGACGGGGTACGGACGAGCGATCCCGCGAAGCTGCGGTCACGGATCGCCTGGGTGCCGCAGCATCCGGCGCTCATCGCCGGCACGGTGGCCGACAACGTACGACTGGCGACGCCGGCAACCGACGCAGACGTACGCGCGGCTCTCGACGATGCCGCAGCCGCCACGTTGCAGCTCGACCGGCAGGTCGCCGAACGCGGCGCCGACCTCTCCGCGGGGGAGCGGCGTCGCGTCGCGGTCGCCCGCGCCTTGCTGCGCGTGCGCAATGCGGATGCCGACCTGCTGTTGCTCGACGAGCCGACCGCCGGGCTCGACATCGCAGCCGAACGCGAGGTCATCACGGCGCTCCGCAACGCAAACATCACCACCCTCGTCGTCGCCCATCGGGCCGCACTCATCGAGGCCGCCGACCGAACGGTGACGCCGGGCAGAAAGGCGGTGCCTGCATGA